A region from the Chroogloeocystis siderophila 5.2 s.c.1 genome encodes:
- a CDS encoding ARC6/PARC6 family protein, which translates to MEYKRRLFAPPYERYLGDEILTDKAYHDNISRADGKESSSEWLENNGSYYTYGIQSIDSIESFAASGSQATIELIVTEQRTLYGSSARIDRNGSAFDTRLVRYNLQSVNGQWKIADYHTVRTIPRR; encoded by the coding sequence CTGGAATACAAACGCCGATTATTTGCACCACCTTACGAGCGATATTTAGGTGATGAAATACTAACAGATAAAGCTTATCACGACAATATTAGTAGAGCAGATGGTAAAGAAAGTTCCTCAGAATGGTTAGAAAATAATGGTTCTTACTATACCTATGGCATACAAAGTATTGATTCTATTGAAAGCTTTGCCGCAAGTGGTAGTCAAGCAACTATTGAGTTAATAGTCACTGAACAACGTACTCTATATGGCAGTAGTGCCAGAATAGATCGCAACGGTAGTGCTTTTGATACAAGATTGGTCCGATACAACCTCCAATCGGTGAATGGACAGTGGAAAATTGCAGATTATCACACAGTTAGAACTATCCCAAGAAGATAA